The genomic DNA GGGCTCGACGAACTGGAGGACCAGTTCAGCGCGTCCACCTGGGGCGCCGTGAACGTGGGCGGCAAGCTCGTCGGCCTGCCGCAGGACTCGGGCCCCATGGCGCTGTTCTACAACAAGGCCGTGTTCGACCAGTACGGCATCGCCGTGCCGACCACCTGGGACGAGTACGTCGAGGCCGCACGTCAGCTCCACGCCGCCGACCCGACGAAGTACATCACCTCCGACACGGGCGACGCGGGCTTCACCACGAGCATGATCTGGCAGGCCGGTGGTCGCCCCTTCGCGGTCGACGGCACCGACATCACCATCGACCTCGCCGACGAGGGCACCCGGCAGTGGACGGGCGTCTGGAACCAGCTCATCGAGGAGGGCCTGCTCTCGCAGACCCCCGGCTGGACCGACGAGTGGTACCAGGGCCTCGGCGACGGATCCATCGCGTCCCTCGTGACCGGCGCCTGGATGCCCGGCGTGCTCGAGTCGAGCGTGGCCGACGCGGCCGGCGACTGGGCGGTCGCGCCGATGCCGACCTACGACGGCACCCCGGTGTCCGCCGAGAACGGCGGCGGCGGGCAGTCGGTGACGAAGCAGTCGAAGAACCCCGCGCTGGCCGCGGCGTTCCTCCGCTGGCTGAACAGCGACCCCGCGTCGATCGAGGTCTTCCTCGAGTCGGGCGGGTTCCCGTCGACGACCGCCGAGCTCAACGACCCCGCGTTCCTGGCGTACGAGTCCGACTACTTCGGCGGCCAGAAGATCAACGAGGTGCTCGTGCAGGCGTCGAAGGACGTGTCGAGCGGCTGGCAGTACCTGCCGTACCAGGTGTACGCGAACAGCATCTTCGGCGACACGGTCGGCCAGTCGTACGCGAACGCCGGCGACCTGAACGACGGCCTCGCCGACTGGCAGGACAAGCTCGTCGCCTACGGCAACGACCAGGGCTTCAGCGTCAACCGCTGACCCGCCCGATCACAGGAGAACCATGAGCCGCTTCGCCATCGGCGCGACCGACTTCGAGCTCGACGGCCGGCCGCACCGCATCCTCGCGGGTGCACTGCACTACTTCCGGGTGCACCCCGATCTCTGGGCCGACCGCATCCGCAAGGCCCGGCTCATGGGGCTGAACACCATCGAGACGTACGTCGCGTGGAATGCGCACGAACCGCGCCGAGGCGAGTGGGATGCCACGGAGGCACTCGACCTCGGCCGGTTCCTCGATCTCGTCGCCGCCGAAGGCATGCACGCGATCGTGCGCCCCGGGCCGTACATCTGCGCCGAGTGGGACAACGGGGGCCTGCCCGCCTGGCTGTTCCGCGACGCCGAGGTCGGCGTGCGCCGCAGCGAACCGCGCTACCTCGATGCGGTCACGCGGTATCTCGAGCGGGTGTACGAGATCGTCGCGCCCCGCCAGATCGACGACGGCGGCCCGGTCGTGCTCGTGCAGATCGAGAACGAGTACGGCGCGTACGGCGCCGACAAGGACTACCTCGCCGAGCTCGTCCGGGTCACACGCGAGGCCGGCATCACGGTGCCGCTGACCACCATCGATCAGCCCGTCCCGCAGATGCTCGCCGACGGCAGCCTGCCCGGCCTGCACCTCACCGGCTCGTTCGGTTCGCGGGCGGCCGAGCGGATGGCGGCGCTCCGCGAGTTCCAGCCCACCGGCCCGCTGATGTGCATGGAGTTCTGGTGCGGATGGTTCGACGATTGGGGCTCCCACCACCACGTGACGGATGCCTCGGAGAGCGCCGCGGAACTCGACGCGATCCTCGCGGCCGGCGGGTCCGTGAACATCTACATGTTCCACGGCGGCACGAACTTCGGCCTCACGAACGGCGCCAACGACAAGGGCCGCTACGCGCCGATCACGACGAGCTACGACTACGACGCGCCGCTCGACGAGGCGGGGCATCCGACCGGGAAGTACTTCGCGTTCCGCGAGGTGATCGCGAGATACGCACCGGTGCCCGAGGAGGTGCCGTCGCCGCCCGCCCCCGCACCCGGGTTCGAGGCGACCCTCGTGCCCGGGCCCGCGCTGCTCGCCGTCGCCGACCGGCTCGGCGAGGGATCCGATCACGATGCCCTGCCCAGCCTCGACGACCTCGGCCAGGACCGCGGCATCGCGATCTTCACGACCGAGCTGCCCGGCCGACCCGCGTGCGACGGCCCGGCGACCCTCGTCGTCGGCGAGGAGGTGCGCGACCGCGCGTGGGTGCTCGTCGACGGGAAACCCGTCGGCGTCCTCGCGCGCGATGCGCACGAGCGCGCCCTGCACCTGCCCGCCGCCCGCGGCGAGCTCGCGATCGTCGTCGAAGACCAGGGCCGCGTGAACTACGGCCCGCGCATCGGCGAGCACAAGGGACTCATCGGCGGCGTCGCGCTCGACGGGGAGGACCTGCGCGGATGGCGCGCCCGGCCGCTCGACCTCGACCGGGTGCCCCGGCTCGCGACGGAGTGGGCGGATGCCGCGACCGACGTCGCGGCGGGCCCGGTCGCCGGCCCGCGGTTCTGGACCGCGGCGTTCGACCTCGACGCGGCGGCCGACCTGTTCCTCGACACCGGCGACTGGGGCAAGGGGCTCGTCTGGGCCAACGGGTTCCTGCTCGGCCGCTACTGGCGACGCGGACCCCAGCGCACGCTCATCGTGCCCGAGCCGGTCACCCGACCCGGGCGGAACGAGCTCGTCGTGCTCGAGTTCGAGGCGCTCGCCGAGGCATCCGCGCGCTTCGTCGCCGCACCGCTGCTCGGCCACGCCGAGATCTAGGGGGTGGTGGCCCCGGGCCGCGGCGCGTAGCGTGTGCCGCGCCGCGACCCCGGCGCGCGGCGACCACAGGGGGAGATCATGGCGAACCTCGTCGTCCACTTCGAGATCCACGCGTCCGAGCCGCAGCGGCTCATCGACTTCTACTCCGAACTGCTCGGCTGGCGGTTCACCCGCTTCGGCGAGACGGAGTACTGGGCGATCGACACCGGCGAGGGGTCGGTCCGCAACGCCGGCGAAGCCGGGCACGGCATCAACGGCGGCCTGACCCGACGCGGCGCCGACGGCCTGCCCGCGAGCACCGGATCGCCCGAGATCGGCGCACCGGTGAACGGCTGCAACCTCGTCATCGGCGTCGACGGCGACATCGACGCGGTCTACGCGAAGGGCCTCGCGCTCGGCGCGACCGAGGCGGTGGCGCTCGCCGACCTGGAGGGGGTGGGCCGGGTCGGCTACCTGCTCGACCCCGACCGCAACGTCTTCGGGCTGATCTCGCCGGTCACGAGCGACGGCGTCGACCAGATGTCGGCGTAGCCGAGCCGGGTTCGTCGCGCACCGAC from Agromyces larvae includes the following:
- a CDS encoding ABC transporter substrate-binding protein, producing the protein MSTHRTALRRTLAVAATAALATVALAACTSSPDGGSGSGDATDLDAALEAGGELTYWSWTPSAEAQVAAFEKAYPNVDVELVNAGTNTEEYTKLQNAIKAGSGAPDVVQIEYYAIPQFALSDSLVDLGEYGLDELEDQFSASTWGAVNVGGKLVGLPQDSGPMALFYNKAVFDQYGIAVPTTWDEYVEAARQLHAADPTKYITSDTGDAGFTTSMIWQAGGRPFAVDGTDITIDLADEGTRQWTGVWNQLIEEGLLSQTPGWTDEWYQGLGDGSIASLVTGAWMPGVLESSVADAAGDWAVAPMPTYDGTPVSAENGGGGQSVTKQSKNPALAAAFLRWLNSDPASIEVFLESGGFPSTTAELNDPAFLAYESDYFGGQKINEVLVQASKDVSSGWQYLPYQVYANSIFGDTVGQSYANAGDLNDGLADWQDKLVAYGNDQGFSVNR
- a CDS encoding glycoside hydrolase family 35 protein; the protein is MSRFAIGATDFELDGRPHRILAGALHYFRVHPDLWADRIRKARLMGLNTIETYVAWNAHEPRRGEWDATEALDLGRFLDLVAAEGMHAIVRPGPYICAEWDNGGLPAWLFRDAEVGVRRSEPRYLDAVTRYLERVYEIVAPRQIDDGGPVVLVQIENEYGAYGADKDYLAELVRVTREAGITVPLTTIDQPVPQMLADGSLPGLHLTGSFGSRAAERMAALREFQPTGPLMCMEFWCGWFDDWGSHHHVTDASESAAELDAILAAGGSVNIYMFHGGTNFGLTNGANDKGRYAPITTSYDYDAPLDEAGHPTGKYFAFREVIARYAPVPEEVPSPPAPAPGFEATLVPGPALLAVADRLGEGSDHDALPSLDDLGQDRGIAIFTTELPGRPACDGPATLVVGEEVRDRAWVLVDGKPVGVLARDAHERALHLPAARGELAIVVEDQGRVNYGPRIGEHKGLIGGVALDGEDLRGWRARPLDLDRVPRLATEWADAATDVAAGPVAGPRFWTAAFDLDAAADLFLDTGDWGKGLVWANGFLLGRYWRRGPQRTLIVPEPVTRPGRNELVVLEFEALAEASARFVAAPLLGHAEI
- a CDS encoding VOC family protein is translated as MANLVVHFEIHASEPQRLIDFYSELLGWRFTRFGETEYWAIDTGEGSVRNAGEAGHGINGGLTRRGADGLPASTGSPEIGAPVNGCNLVIGVDGDIDAVYAKGLALGATEAVALADLEGVGRVGYLLDPDRNVFGLISPVTSDGVDQMSA